In the Vicinamibacterales bacterium genome, one interval contains:
- a CDS encoding NAD(P)H-binding protein, which translates to MARSIDKDASMAAGVDYTAMLLGATGNVGGQILRLLVQSPLCRKVAVVTRRHVAALESPKVQQVVVNMDTLADELAPHARGVDIAFAAFGVGKGSAKMTDEEVRRIEIAYPTAFASAAKAGGARVLAMMTAAGADSRSPVKYVRNIGDKEKQSEALEFDFLGLYRPAVILGNSNTPASLGVVMPLIHWAMPSRYHSIHKNDLARAMVAQSEQAFSALARSTGPTTPAVKILEYKEMVPFFIAGDRDAA; encoded by the coding sequence ATGGCACGGTCGATTGACAAAGACGCGTCGATGGCGGCCGGCGTCGACTACACGGCGATGTTGCTGGGCGCCACCGGTAACGTAGGCGGGCAGATCCTGCGCTTGCTCGTACAGAGCCCGCTGTGCAGAAAGGTGGCGGTCGTGACGCGCCGCCACGTCGCGGCTCTCGAGAGCCCCAAAGTGCAGCAGGTGGTTGTCAACATGGACACGCTGGCCGACGAGCTCGCGCCGCACGCCAGGGGCGTGGACATCGCGTTCGCGGCCTTCGGCGTTGGCAAGGGCAGCGCGAAGATGACGGACGAGGAGGTGCGGAGGATCGAGATTGCCTATCCCACTGCCTTTGCCTCTGCGGCCAAGGCGGGCGGCGCTCGCGTTCTGGCGATGATGACCGCAGCCGGTGCCGACTCGCGATCGCCAGTCAAGTACGTCCGCAACATCGGTGACAAGGAGAAGCAGTCGGAGGCGCTCGAGTTCGACTTCCTCGGGCTCTACCGCCCGGCTGTGATCCTCGGCAACTCCAACACGCCGGCGTCACTCGGTGTGGTCATGCCCCTGATCCACTGGGCGATGCCGTCGCGCTACCACTCGATTCACAAGAACGATCTGGCGCGCGCCATGGTCGCGCAATCCGAGCAGGCATTCTCCGCGCTCGCGCGCAGCACCGGCCCCACGACTCCGGCAGTGAAGATTCTCGAGTACAAAGAAATGGTGCCGTTCTTCATCGCGGGCGACCGCGACGCGGCGTGA